From a single Aminobacterium mobile DSM 12262 genomic region:
- a CDS encoding RelA/SpoT domain-containing protein, giving the protein MEGRKAEEWGRVYLEKLSLYEEFTMRVKNLVQDLIRQDDMAVYGVQGWAKNPDDFMSELMGRGEDVISSLDAFPDLSQIRVLLHFPEDVRKVEKILQQEFLVDLAHSVTTSSLVDDPERFGYPAISYVVSLSSERSRLREWSQYRDLKCTVQVRTVIQEAWASIAPKVSHTATDSLTQKKLKRKLLRLSALLEEADEGFLDLWESTKESAVPVAPVRTEPFSASELESRPLTRQALADYFKEHLEIPEEWAANAVKAGFPAYYPTEEYLAESFTYLHNILQAAEINTIEDLEDFLEEVRKDGYGIEQLETVGKAFEKENADWRVDGFSALFLLVLNLKWDILQGKDLVASGIKKGSDRIKGLGN; this is encoded by the coding sequence ATGGAAGGTCGGAAGGCTGAAGAATGGGGAAGGGTTTATTTAGAAAAGCTTTCCCTCTATGAAGAGTTTACAATGCGTGTTAAAAATCTTGTTCAAGACTTGATTAGACAAGACGATATGGCGGTTTATGGGGTTCAAGGGTGGGCGAAGAATCCTGATGACTTTATGTCAGAATTAATGGGAAGAGGAGAAGATGTTATTTCTTCTCTTGACGCATTTCCTGATCTCTCTCAGATTCGTGTGTTGCTCCATTTCCCAGAAGATGTTCGCAAGGTCGAAAAAATTCTTCAACAAGAGTTCCTTGTGGATTTAGCTCATTCTGTTACCACTTCTAGCTTGGTAGATGATCCGGAGAGATTTGGTTATCCGGCAATTTCTTATGTAGTCTCTCTTTCTTCTGAACGTTCACGACTTCGTGAGTGGAGTCAATATCGGGATTTGAAATGCACGGTGCAAGTCAGAACAGTGATTCAAGAGGCCTGGGCTAGTATAGCTCCCAAAGTCAGCCATACCGCCACTGACTCGCTTACTCAGAAAAAACTGAAAAGAAAGTTACTTCGTCTCAGCGCTCTTTTGGAGGAGGCGGATGAGGGGTTTTTAGATTTATGGGAATCAACAAAAGAATCAGCAGTACCTGTAGCGCCTGTTCGGACAGAACCTTTTTCAGCTTCAGAACTGGAAAGTCGTCCGTTGACTCGTCAGGCCTTAGCTGATTATTTTAAAGAACATCTTGAAATCCCAGAAGAGTGGGCTGCTAATGCAGTAAAGGCAGGGTTCCCGGCCTATTACCCCACAGAAGAGTATTTAGCTGAGAGCTTCACGTATCTTCATAATATTTTACAAGCAGCAGAAATTAATACTATAGAAGATCTGGAGGACTTTCTTGAAGAGGTAAGGAAAGATGGGTATGGCATAGAGCAGCTCGAAACAGTGGGGAAAGCTTTTGAGAAGGAAAATGCGGATTGGAGAGTTGATGGTTTTTCTGCCCTGTTCCTGTTGGTCTTGAACTTAAAATGGGATATTCTGCAGGGTAAGGATCTTGTTGCTTCAGGCATTAAAAAGGGTTCTGATCGAATTAAAGGTTTGGGGAATTAG